The following proteins are encoded in a genomic region of Cryptomeria japonica chromosome 11, Sugi_1.0, whole genome shotgun sequence:
- the LOC131860238 gene encoding uncharacterized protein LOC131860238, with protein MAKGETPREVPSSKFHEAVAMNLPGQEARVFENALFSQNTGATDPGSPVGSRITKINGCLERCKDRPKLVIPFEMIVEDVEYYSKHSLYCKFLGLRVSLQFLENWAQKVWEPEGEMEVTLLENNFFMVTFLCMADRNRVFEGGPYFYNQVGLFVKPWHAGFNPSEELPNRVPVWVRLPRFPIECCREDVLHMLASMLGKPVGPSSQTLGKKVMTFARICVELDLSRPLPDAVEMCAGSYSWVQQLDYETLPFRCRLCHEYGHLVRRFPKAKSVEQQTSPPPRDNPSMDKGKKPVVGEDKDAEGFVQVKARNRNRGQKRTLRECQEEDTFNRFEILDELGQPEVNPGVIIEDEQAGDSRMGTISSIPPIDSHEETTMPMVTNGQTGVQMILEPNGELGQGVENVSIPARTAAPESDKRGKSSPHLGILQKDGKKGVSEKNVKLG; from the coding sequence ATGGCCAAAGGGGAGACGCCTAGGGAGGTGCCTAGTTCAAAATTTCATGAAGCAGTGGCTATGAATTTGCCAGGTCAGGAAGCAAGGGTTTTTGAAAATGCCCTCTTCTCTCAGAATACAGGGGCTACGGATCCAGGCTCGCCTGTGGGATCTCGGATCACGAAGATTAACGGATGTCTTGAAAGGTGCAAAGATAGACCCAAATTGGTAATTCCCTTTGAAATGATTGTTGAAGATGTCGAATATTACTCTAAACATTCGTTGTATTGCAAGTTCCTGGGTTTAAGAGTTTCTCTCCAATTCCTGGAAAACTGGGCTCAGAAAGTGTGGGAACCAGAGGGTGAAATGGAGGTTACGTTGctagaaaataattttttcatGGTAACGTTTCTTTGTATGGCTGATCGGAATAGGGTTTTTGAGGGTGGACCCtatttttataaccaggtggggCTATTCGTCAAACCATGGCATGCAGGATTTAATCCTTCTGAGGAGCTTCCAAATCGGGTTCCGGTGTGGGTTCGGTTACCCAGATTTCCTATAGAATGTTGTCGCGAGGATGTTCTCCATATGCTTGCATCGATGCTCGGGAAGCCGGTGGGTCCTTCATCACAAACCTTGGGTAAGAAAGTTATGACCTTTGCTCGAATTTGTGTGGAACTGGATTTGAGTAGACCACTGCCTGATGCGGTAGAGATGTGTGCGGGCTCATATTCCTGGGTGCAACAACTGGACTATGAGACCCTTCCTTTTCGATGTCGTCTATGTCATGAATATGGCCATCTTGTGAGAAGATTCCCAAAGGCCAAGTCAGTGGAACAGCAAACTTCGCCTCCTCCTCGTGATAATCCTAGTATGGACAAAGGGAAGAAGCCTGTTGTTGGGGAGGATAAAGATGCTGAGGGCTTTGTTCAGGTTAAGGCTCGTAATCGGAACAGAGGCCAGAAGCGGACTCTAAGGGAGTGTCAGGAAGAAGATACCTTTAATAGGTTCGAGATCTTGGATGAATTGGGTCAGCCAGAAGTTAATCCTGGAGTAATTATTGAGGATGAACAGGCAGGGGATTCTAGAATGGGGACTATTTCTTCCATTCCTCCTATTGATTCCCATGAAGAGACTACTATGCCTATGGTCACGAATGGGCAAACAGGGGTTCAGATGATATTAGAGCCAAATGGTGAGTTGGGGCAAGGGGTAGAGAATGTTTCTATTCCAGCACGGACTGCAGCTCCAGAGTCGGATAAGCGAGGTAAATCTTCTCCTCATCTGGGCATTCTCCAAAAAGATGGTAAGAAGGGGGTCTCAGAGAAAAATGTTAAATTGGGATGa